The sequence TGCCGTTCCTCGGGCTGGCATTGGGCCTGACCATCAACCTCAATTCGGTTGTCACCGCCGGCCTCCTCGGCATCGTGCTCGGACTCTTCGTCGTCCTCGTCGGTGGGCTGGTCCTGTTCCTCGCCGACAAGCTCTCCGGCGGTGACGGCGTCGCCGGTCTGGCCGCAGCCACTACCGCCGGCAACGCCGCGCTTGTTCCCGCCATCGTGGCCGAGGCCAACCCCATCTACGCTCCTGCCGCGGAGACCGCCACCGTCCTCGTCGCCGCCTCCACCGTCGTCACCGCCATTCTGTGCCCCGTCATCACCTCCGCCTGGTCACGGCGTGTCAACCGGAACGCACAGAGCGCACCCACCGAGGACGCTGCCCCGGACGACGCACCCTCGCTCACCCAGGCCGGGACCGCACCCACCCCGGCAGCATCACGCGCCCATCACGTGCTGCCGCCAACCTGACAACTGCATCGACGCCCGTCCATCCCGACACGAGAGTGAACTCAATGCCACTGGCGCAGCAATCTTTTCGGAACAGGACCGCACCCGACCGCATCAGCGAGGACACGACGCAGCCGGCACCGGCGCCAGAGTCGCCGACACCGACCCTCCGCTGTGGACGCCGCACGAAGATCGTGTGCACCCTCGGACCCGCAACAGCCACGGGCGACCGCATACGCGAACTCGTCGACTGCGGAATGGACATCGCACGGCTCAACTTCAGCCACGGCGAACATTCCGATCATGAGAAGAACTACCTCCGGGTGCGGGACGCATCCGAACGCACCGGCCGGGCCGTGGGTATTCTCGCCGACCTTCAGGGCCCGAAGATCAGGTTGGGACGTTTCGCCGAAGGCAGCACCGTCTGGTCGGAAGGCGATCTCGTGCGGATCACCGTCGACGAGTGCGAGGGCACCCACGACCGGGTGTCCACCACCTACAAGCAACTGGCCGAAGACGCCGAACCCGGTGACCGGTTGCTCGTCGACGACGGCAAGATCGCATTGGTCGTCACCGGCGTCGAGGGCAACGACGTCGTGTGCCGGGTCACCGAGGGCGGACCTGTCAGCAACAACAAGGGTGTGTCCCTGCCGGGGATGAACGTGTCGGTTCCGGCCCTCTCGGGCAAGGACATCGCCGATCTCGAGTTCGCACTGCGTCTCGGCGTCGACCTCATCGCGCTGTCGTTCGTGCGATCGGCGGCAGACATCGAACTCGTCCACGCCGTGATGGATCGGGTCGGCCGCAGGGTCCCGGTGATCGCGAAGCTCGAGAAGCCGGAGGCGATCGACGACCTCGAGGCCATCGTGCTGGCGTTCGACGCCGTGATGGTCGCCCGCGGCGACCTGGGTGTCGAGCTTCCTCTCGAACAGGTGCCGCTCGCGCAGAAGCGGGCCATCCAGATCGCCCGCGAGAATGCGAAGCCGGTCATCGTCGCGACGCAGATGCTCGAGTCGATGATCGAGAACTCGCGGCCCACCCGCGCCGAGGCATCCGACGTGGCCAACGCCGTCCTCGACGGCGCCGACGCCGTCATGCTGTCGGGCGAAACGTCCGTCGGGAAGCACGTGATGGAGGCGGTCCGTACCATGGGCCGCATCATCAGCGCGGTGGAGGAAAAATCCACGCACGTTCCACCGCTGACGCACCTTCCCCGCACGAAGGGCGGAGTGCTGTCCTATGCAGCGCGCGACATCGGGGAACGACTGGGCGCGGCGGCGCTCGTCGCGTTCACTCAATCCGGGGACACGGTGCGGCGGCTGGCGCGACTGCACACTCCGCTGCCGTTGCTGGCGTTCACCCCGATCCCGGCGGTGCGCGCGCAGCTCGCACTGACGTGGGGCACTGAGACGTTCCTCGTCGACCCCGTGGAGTCGACCGATCAGATGATCCACCAGGTCGACCACGCGCTCCTCGGCCTGGGCAGGTACCAGCAGGGCGATCTCGTCGTCATTGTCGCGGGGTCGCCTCCGGGCACCGTCGGCTCGACCAACCTGATCCACGTCCACAGGATCGGCGACGAAGACCACCGCTGACTGGTCGCATCGGCGTCGATGCCTACCCGATGCCGGTGCGACCCTCCACCACTATCACCGCCGCCTCGACGAACACGGTGATGACTCGGCACGATCACCCACCGTGCATCACCCACCACCGGAGAACCTGATGCCTGGCAGTCTCACCCGAAACCGCGTCGGACATCTTGTCCGCCGCAACGACAAACACGGCTACCGCACCGGGCAATGGGCACAGATCGTGATGACCGTACAGTCAGGCAACCGTGATTCCTGGCTGGTTGTCTACCAGGACGGCGAAACCGATGTGATCCCGATCGACAATCACACGGACCGATACGAATTCTGTTCCCAGCCGGTCGACTGGCGGTACTGACCTGACCGTCGTGGACCTGTTCTCGGCCACAAGACAACCGGGCAGGACACCACTTCTGTGGCCGTGGCGCCCAAACCCGCTGCTGAGGTGGGGGATTGGGAACTGCGCGACCGC comes from Rhodococcus sp. B50 and encodes:
- the pyk gene encoding pyruvate kinase; protein product: MPLAQQSFRNRTAPDRISEDTTQPAPAPESPTPTLRCGRRTKIVCTLGPATATGDRIRELVDCGMDIARLNFSHGEHSDHEKNYLRVRDASERTGRAVGILADLQGPKIRLGRFAEGSTVWSEGDLVRITVDECEGTHDRVSTTYKQLAEDAEPGDRLLVDDGKIALVVTGVEGNDVVCRVTEGGPVSNNKGVSLPGMNVSVPALSGKDIADLEFALRLGVDLIALSFVRSAADIELVHAVMDRVGRRVPVIAKLEKPEAIDDLEAIVLAFDAVMVARGDLGVELPLEQVPLAQKRAIQIARENAKPVIVATQMLESMIENSRPTRAEASDVANAVLDGADAVMLSGETSVGKHVMEAVRTMGRIISAVEEKSTHVPPLTHLPRTKGGVLSYAARDIGERLGAAALVAFTQSGDTVRRLARLHTPLPLLAFTPIPAVRAQLALTWGTETFLVDPVESTDQMIHQVDHALLGLGRYQQGDLVVIVAGSPPGTVGSTNLIHVHRIGDEDHR